From the genome of Methanobrevibacter smithii ATCC 35061, one region includes:
- a CDS encoding acyltransferase, which translates to MEISERIRYVDQLRAVSILFLIAINVAMVFKYKSVGNLQEYVVFTTFGFGVPIFLMLLGLLMLDRDYSDIETFIKTDFVRIFIPFLIWNTLLALLMTASAGKLSFSFSCVVYFMSKFMTQHWYAWMLLGLYLSLPIFSPYVRSTKLRGAKYFLILAISASLIYQLIAYIGSPTYFNLTFFIGPILYMFLGYYLENHRFNIKSKWLILLGFAIFLITTAYMINFDIFVNGIQKTIFLHHYNFLTENYVDVSVVAILQAAGVFVMIKYLNDPKLQNNKILKRIHNSRKFNYSVMTISRACYGVYLLNQSLLLILTTFVDISFLDNPVGIVVLTFVLAFVCCAIILGLIEMGVPGKYIGYD; encoded by the coding sequence ATGGAAATTAGTGAAAGAATAAGATATGTTGATCAGTTAAGGGCAGTCAGTATACTTTTCTTAATTGCAATAAATGTAGCTATGGTTTTTAAGTATAAAAGTGTGGGAAATTTGCAGGAATATGTTGTTTTTACGACTTTTGGGTTTGGTGTTCCGATATTCCTTATGCTTTTAGGTTTATTAATGCTTGATAGGGATTACTCAGATATTGAAACATTTATTAAAACAGACTTTGTAAGGATTTTCATTCCTTTTTTAATCTGGAATACATTATTGGCTTTACTTATGACAGCATCTGCAGGCAAGCTTAGCTTTAGCTTTAGCTGTGTAGTTTATTTCATGTCTAAATTCATGACTCAGCACTGGTATGCATGGATGCTGCTTGGTCTTTACCTGTCTTTACCTATATTTTCCCCATATGTCAGGTCAACAAAATTAAGAGGTGCAAAATATTTCCTTATCCTTGCAATATCTGCATCACTTATCTATCAACTAATCGCATATATCGGGTCTCCGACCTATTTTAATCTAACTTTCTTCATAGGTCCAATCCTTTACATGTTTCTGGGATATTATTTGGAAAATCACAGGTTCAATATAAAATCCAAATGGCTGATTTTACTCGGTTTTGCCATATTTCTGATAACAACTGCTTACATGATTAATTTTGACATATTTGTAAATGGAATTCAAAAGACAATATTCCTGCATCATTATAACTTCCTTACAGAAAACTACGTAGATGTAAGTGTAGTGGCTATACTGCAGGCTGCAGGAGTATTTGTAATGATTAAATATTTGAATGATCCAAAACTTCAAAATAATAAGATTTTAAAAAGAATCCATAACAGCAGAAAGTTCAATTATTCTGTAATGACAATTAGTAGGGCCTGTTACGGGGTTTATTTACTTAACCAGTCATTATTGCTTATATTGACTACATTTGTGGATATTTCATTTTTGGATAATCCTGTTGGAATTGTTGTACTGACCTTTGTTTTAGCATTTGTATGCTGTGCAATTATTTTAGGTTTAATTGAAATGGGAGTTCCAGGTAAATATATAGGTTATGATTAA
- the lysA gene encoding diaminopimelate decarboxylase — protein sequence MDLNIKINDKNHLDIGGADACDIAEEFGTPTYVIDENRIRDNYNRFYNAFSKYYPDFRVYYACKANTNLAVMRILESEGCCIDAVSPGEVYTSKKLGFPGERILFTGNNVTTEELKFVAEQGAVLNLDSVSALKRLAEVVDPEGFKISFRVNPMVGAGHHDHCITGGVMSKFGIMDNEAVEVYQFAEDLGFTPVGMHSHIGSGILDPEPFKLAIESTIDIAGKVHTEAGIDFEFVDFGGGVGIPYTPEENIVDIDTFAKENIALFKSKLEEHDLGKPTMYLEPGRYLVGDASVLLTRVNSVKQSYRKFLGVDSGFHTLLRPAMYDSYHHIVLANKMDAPNTQEVDIAGNVCESGDLFARDRPMPDVEEGDLLAILNAGAYGFTMSSNYNSRPKASEVLVKDGECFLTRERETFEDLFNKQIIPDYLQ from the coding sequence ATGGATTTAAATATTAAAATTAATGATAAAAACCACTTGGATATTGGTGGTGCTGATGCATGTGACATTGCTGAAGAGTTTGGAACTCCTACCTATGTCATAGATGAAAACAGAATAAGGGACAATTATAACAGATTCTACAATGCTTTTTCAAAATACTATCCTGATTTTCGAGTATATTATGCATGTAAAGCTAACACTAACTTAGCAGTAATGAGGATTCTTGAAAGTGAAGGATGCTGTATTGATGCAGTATCTCCTGGAGAAGTATACACTTCTAAAAAATTAGGATTCCCTGGTGAGAGGATATTATTTACAGGTAACAATGTAACTACTGAAGAATTGAAATTTGTAGCTGAACAAGGTGCAGTTCTTAACTTGGATTCAGTTTCAGCATTAAAAAGATTGGCTGAAGTTGTAGATCCTGAAGGATTTAAAATATCATTCAGAGTAAATCCTATGGTTGGTGCAGGACACCACGATCACTGTATTACCGGAGGGGTAATGAGTAAATTTGGTATTATGGATAATGAAGCTGTAGAAGTATATCAATTTGCAGAAGACTTAGGTTTCACTCCAGTAGGTATGCACTCCCACATCGGTTCAGGAATCTTGGATCCGGAACCATTTAAATTAGCTATCGAATCAACAATTGACATTGCAGGAAAAGTTCACACTGAAGCAGGCATTGATTTTGAATTTGTTGATTTTGGAGGAGGTGTTGGAATTCCATACACTCCTGAAGAAAACATTGTAGACATAGATACATTTGCAAAAGAAAATATTGCATTATTCAAATCTAAATTGGAAGAGCATGATTTAGGCAAACCAACAATGTATCTTGAACCTGGAAGATACTTGGTAGGAGATGCAAGTGTGCTTTTAACCCGTGTAAACAGTGTAAAACAAAGTTACAGAAAATTCTTAGGTGTAGATTCAGGATTCCATACTTTACTTAGGCCTGCAATGTATGATTCATACCATCATATTGTATTAGCTAATAAAATGGATGCACCAAACACTCAGGAAGTAGACATTGCCGGAAATGTATGTGAATCAGGAGATTTATTTGCAAGAGACAGGCCAATGCCCGATGTTGAAGAAGGAGATTTATTAGCTATTCTTAATGCAGGAGCATATGGATTTACCATGTCTTCAAACTACAACTCAAGACCAAAAGCATCTGAAGTCCTTGTTAAAGACGGAGAATGTTTCTTAACACGTGAAAGAGAAACTTTTGAAGATTTATTCAACAAACAAATAATTCCTGATTACTTGCAATAG
- the dapF gene encoding diaminopimelate epimerase, which translates to MDLKGLKFSKMHGIGNDFPIINESAGEVIPEADKAEACRFLCHRHFGVGGDGVLFVTPSDVADIGYRMFNPDGSEAEMCGNGIRCFGDFVYRKGILKQEKMTVETKSGIKTIEITLENDEPVLFKVDMGTSTFKTPEIPMASDMDEFLDSPLEVLDTTFNTTAISVGNPHAIIFVDNIDEIDIDKYGPAIETHEVFPEKINVHFVEVISKNEGKMLTWERGAGVTLACGTGATSTAISGFKLGLFDSEVLLHLPGGDLKFNVYEKEEELGAFMEGPAQLVFDGEIQ; encoded by the coding sequence ATGGATTTAAAAGGATTAAAATTCTCTAAAATGCATGGAATCGGTAATGATTTTCCAATAATTAATGAAAGTGCTGGAGAAGTAATACCTGAAGCAGATAAGGCTGAAGCATGTAGGTTCCTATGCCACAGACATTTTGGTGTAGGGGGGGATGGAGTATTGTTTGTAACTCCTTCTGATGTAGCTGATATTGGATACAGAATGTTTAATCCTGATGGAAGCGAAGCTGAAATGTGCGGTAATGGTATTAGATGTTTCGGTGATTTTGTATACAGGAAAGGTATTTTAAAACAGGAAAAAATGACTGTAGAAACAAAATCAGGAATTAAAACCATTGAAATTACATTAGAAAATGACGAACCGGTATTGTTTAAAGTTGACATGGGGACATCTACTTTTAAAACTCCTGAAATTCCAATGGCATCTGACATGGATGAATTTTTAGACTCTCCGTTAGAAGTATTGGACACAACATTCAATACAACAGCTATTAGTGTAGGCAATCCTCATGCAATCATTTTTGTCGATAATATTGATGAAATTGACATAGATAAATATGGTCCGGCTATTGAAACACATGAAGTTTTCCCTGAAAAAATCAATGTTCATTTTGTTGAAGTGATTTCCAAAAATGAAGGAAAAATGCTCACATGGGAACGTGGAGCTGGAGTTACACTAGCTTGCGGAACTGGAGCTACTTCAACAGCTATTTCAGGATTTAAATTAGGTCTTTTTGATAGTGAAGTTTTATTGCATCTTCCTGGTGGAGACTTAAAATTTAATGTATATGAAAAAGAAGAAGAATTAGGGGCTTTTATGGAAGGTCCTGCCCAATTAGTATTTGATGGAGAAATTCAGTAA
- a CDS encoding HemK2/MTQ2 family protein methyltransferase, translated as MDNFIIDTAETVYTPAEDSYMLAENLLIENDQSVLEIGTGSGIVAMYASKLTKKVTATDINFDALELAKKNFKLNNIENIELLFGNLFEPVKDRKFDVILFNTPYLPTENDEVLDDNLNYAFDGGLDGRKVIDLFLNEVKNYLNDGGIVQLIQSSLCDNDKTLDILDKQGFVAEIAVSEHFFFEDVVLINGYL; from the coding sequence ATGGATAATTTTATAATAGATACTGCCGAAACTGTTTACACACCCGCTGAAGACAGCTATATGCTAGCTGAAAATCTTTTAATTGAAAATGACCAAAGCGTTTTGGAAATTGGAACCGGATCAGGAATAGTGGCCATGTATGCTTCAAAATTAACCAAAAAAGTTACAGCTACAGATATAAATTTTGATGCGTTAGAATTAGCTAAAAAGAATTTTAAACTTAATAACATAGAAAATATTGAATTGCTGTTCGGCAATCTGTTTGAGCCTGTAAAAGATAGAAAGTTTGATGTAATTTTATTTAATACTCCATATCTGCCTACTGAAAATGATGAAGTTCTTGATGATAATTTAAATTATGCATTTGATGGTGGCTTAGACGGTAGAAAAGTTATTGATCTTTTTTTAAATGAAGTGAAAAATTACTTAAACGATGGTGGAATTGTCCAGCTGATTCAGTCTTCACTTTGCGACAATGACAAAACATTAGATATTCTGGACAAACAGGGGTTTGTAGCAGAAATAGCTGTTAGTGAACACTTCTTTTTTGAAGATGTTGTATTGATTAATGGTTATTTATAA
- the rsmA gene encoding 16S rRNA (adenine(1518)-N(6)/adenine(1519)-N(6))-dimethyltransferase RsmA, producing the protein MNSDAASTSLSKTTKAILNEYGIKLNKNLGQNYLIDRNKRDQIIQFGNLTKDDVVLEIGPGIGTLTIELAKRVKKVIAIEQDSNICQILENRLKKENIDNVELINDDALNVEFPKFDKIISNLPYQISSPITFKFLNYDFQLAILMYQKEFASRMNGKVGSKDYSRLSAMLYFKCDVDLLTGVSAESFIPKPKVDSTVVRLTPKLPELNGQLKHLNINEINEKDFKTYSKFVKALFQHRNKKVKNALIDSRHIITDLDKKEVKAKLNSIKQKKIEELLSERITNLTPEEILYLSIHLNSVLEK; encoded by the coding sequence TTGAATAGTGATGCTGCTTCCACTTCATTATCTAAAACAACAAAAGCTATCCTTAATGAATATGGGATAAAATTAAATAAAAATCTCGGACAGAACTATTTAATCGACAGAAATAAACGAGATCAGATTATCCAGTTCGGTAATCTTACAAAAGATGATGTTGTATTAGAAATAGGTCCCGGAATCGGCACACTAACAATTGAACTTGCTAAAAGAGTTAAAAAAGTAATAGCTATTGAACAAGATTCTAATATTTGCCAGATATTAGAAAATCGATTGAAAAAAGAAAATATAGATAATGTAGAATTAATCAATGATGATGCTCTGAATGTGGAATTTCCAAAATTCGACAAAATCATCTCAAATCTACCTTATCAAATTTCATCACCAATTACATTTAAATTCCTGAATTATGACTTCCAACTAGCTATTTTAATGTATCAGAAAGAGTTTGCATCCAGAATGAACGGAAAAGTTGGAAGTAAAGATTATTCCCGACTCTCAGCTATGCTATATTTTAAATGTGATGTTGATTTATTAACCGGTGTAAGTGCTGAAAGTTTTATTCCAAAGCCAAAAGTGGATTCTACTGTTGTCAGATTAACTCCCAAGCTTCCTGAATTAAACGGACAATTGAAACACTTGAATATCAATGAAATAAATGAAAAAGATTTTAAAACTTATTCTAAATTTGTAAAAGCCCTATTCCAGCACAGAAATAAAAAAGTTAAAAATGCTTTAATTGATTCCCGACACATTATCACTGATTTGGATAAAAAAGAAGTGAAAGCTAAATTAAATTCAATTAAACAAAAGAAAATTGAAGAACTTCTATCTGAAAGAATAACCAATTTGACACCTGAAGAAATACTTTATCTTTCAATACATTTAAATTCTGTTTTAGAGAAGTGA
- a CDS encoding DUF655 domain-containing protein produces the protein METKNKKQKIPAATEEHAVILDYLSLGYVNSDMSKFKGKAIAQAIGTDYFTLLELVPKRGVDLEIQDTVYIGKGKRDKIYKVLGKLDYENLTATSRIELEYSIREIVKNNEEKFVEFFNTAGAISTRLHKLELIPGIGKKYMWEIVEARKEKPFESFEDITKRIPSLNNPAEMIVNRVKQELDTTTAKKGKKKYYLFTPIPKAQKKHRNPRNSRNQRK, from the coding sequence ATGGAAACAAAAAACAAAAAACAAAAAATACCGGCAGCAACTGAAGAACATGCTGTTATATTAGATTATCTTAGTTTAGGTTATGTAAACTCTGATATGTCTAAATTTAAAGGTAAAGCTATTGCTCAAGCTATTGGTACTGACTATTTCACTTTACTAGAATTAGTTCCTAAAAGAGGAGTTGATTTAGAAATTCAGGACACTGTATATATTGGAAAAGGAAAAAGAGACAAAATATATAAAGTTCTTGGAAAATTAGACTATGAAAACTTAACTGCAACCAGCAGAATTGAGTTAGAATATAGTATACGCGAAATAGTTAAAAACAACGAAGAAAAATTTGTCGAATTCTTCAATACCGCAGGTGCAATTAGTACCCGACTTCACAAATTAGAATTGATTCCAGGAATTGGTAAAAAATATATGTGGGAAATTGTTGAAGCTAGAAAAGAAAAACCATTTGAAAGCTTCGAAGATATAACTAAAAGAATACCTTCATTAAATAATCCTGCTGAAATGATTGTAAATAGAGTGAAACAAGAACTAGATACAACAACAGCTAAAAAAGGTAAGAAAAAATATTACCTTTTCACTCCAATTCCAAAAGCTCAAAAGAAACACAGAAATCCAAGAAACAGTAGGAATCAAAGAAAGTAA
- a CDS encoding RNA polymerase Rpb4 family protein — MIGKKIIESEPIQSVKVKEALEEFSQENELNYEQNITLNHLSRFKRYSVEDSEKIISELKDKIGLRHKVAVRIVDLIPQDLSDLRLIFAKEATHIEKEQMEDILEILDQYTIIE; from the coding sequence ATGATTGGGAAAAAAATAATTGAGAGCGAACCAATTCAAAGTGTAAAAGTTAAAGAAGCTCTCGAAGAATTTTCACAGGAAAATGAATTAAACTACGAACAAAATATCACTTTAAATCATCTTTCAAGATTTAAAAGATACTCTGTTGAAGACAGCGAAAAAATAATATCTGAACTTAAAGATAAAATTGGTTTAAGGCATAAAGTAGCTGTTCGTATTGTTGATTTAATTCCACAAGATTTATCCGATTTAAGATTAATATTTGCTAAAGAAGCTACACACATTGAAAAAGAGCAAATGGAAGATATTCTTGAAATCTTAGATCAGTATACTATCATCGAATAG
- a CDS encoding 50S ribosomal protein L21e has protein sequence MQRSRGFRSKSRRKMTKVVREGRSNPITNKLQKFEEGDLVHITINPSIQKGQPHPRFHGKTGKITDKKGKAYIVSLTDGNKAKELIIRPDHLKLQTSQ, from the coding sequence ATGCAAAGATCAAGAGGATTTAGAAGTAAATCAAGAAGAAAAATGACTAAAGTAGTAAGAGAAGGCAGATCCAACCCAATTACCAACAAACTTCAAAAATTTGAAGAAGGAGACTTAGTCCACATTACTATTAACCCAAGTATCCAAAAAGGTCAACCACATCCAAGGTTCCATGGAAAAACTGGTAAAATTACTGATAAAAAAGGAAAAGCTTACATTGTTTCATTAACTGATGGAAACAAAGCAAAAGAATTAATTATCAGACCTGATCACTTAAAATTACAAACAAGCCAATAA
- a CDS encoding putative quinol monooxygenase: protein MIIVQAKAIPKDETSKNKIIKAAANLIEKSKLENGNINYNLYSNVQEDTLLFVEQWENLDILKAHLQTEHFNQFGADIDGLLKEDLDINVFSAENVEL, encoded by the coding sequence ATGATAATAGTTCAAGCAAAGGCAATTCCCAAAGACGAAACATCAAAAAACAAAATTATCAAAGCAGCTGCAAATTTAATTGAAAAATCAAAATTGGAAAATGGAAACATTAACTACAACTTATATTCCAATGTTCAGGAAGATACCTTACTTTTCGTAGAACAATGGGAAAATCTGGACATATTGAAAGCTCACCTTCAAACAGAGCATTTCAATCAGTTTGGAGCAGATATCGATGGTCTTTTAAAAGAAGATTTAGATATTAATGTGTTTTCAGCAGAAAATGTTGAACTTTAA